One Solea senegalensis isolate Sse05_10M linkage group LG21, IFAPA_SoseM_1, whole genome shotgun sequence DNA segment encodes these proteins:
- the arid6 gene encoding AT-rich interaction domain 6: MIYSTMETQAHMEMAHEEMQEEKSKELVDKEEQFLKELYLFMRKRDTPIERIPHLGFKQIDLFVMFNTVRDLGGYHQVTAQQLWKQVYNRLGGNPRSTSAATCTRRHYEKLLLPYECHKKGILMNMLPQHQSKLLIESSYSKDENDGQRPAKRKLISVPLHQSTPKLHSDPRGNIFPLTLHYPQYHHPSHPALPVYTPISSSAPVMTQLSPPSPEPPFTLHPSRLNPTDRVKEPLEHLRHLAEQYKSSSGLMEPLNLSIKASSHETITNPTSSFTPPSSSKSPKFLNKPSPLYAHRHPPVVRNEGGETQDAEAEVAPHSVKEGGAYVVDDTAVKATSSPMHDFTPTLRADGGATAAAAAAAAQNPSSPQGNFPNQPKEEAKSNPEAAAMNLNYMVPNVPQNNGGKMEIEIPLSMLHTWLRLCGSSAMVHAAKQFHAGPPPEEQPRERACSEADIQPTNLSLRTAPQHWRPAAADLRMRQRNMQSPTPTPQTVPTHPSTNLNHFTSFKSLPSAGLLKNPAGREVFPFDQRDIVQSHGSKSSNSWDAYDKETQVAHVKVKTDTSPRRVQQDSPAARSHYEDAHKAGRGRSEVAPSSVFMMNPSSALFHLTTEEVMKLKKIISSSS, translated from the exons GCACACATGGAAATGGCGCACGAAGAGATGCAAGAGGAGAAAAGCAAGGAGCTGGTGGACAAGGAGGAACAATTCCTGAAAGAGCTCTACCTTTTCATGAGGAAGAGAGACACACCAATAGAGAGGATCCCACATCTGGGCTTCAAACaaa ttGACCTATTTGTGATGTTCAACACTGTCAGAGACTTGGGCGGATACCACCAG GTAACTGCACAGCAGCTGTGGAAACAAGTTTACaacagacttggaggaaatcccAGAAGCACCAGCGCAGCCACGTGCACTCGCAGACACTATGAAAA GTTGCTCCTGCCTTACGAGTGCCACAAGAAAGGCATCTTGATGAACATGCTGCCTCAGCATCAGTCGAAGCTCCTGATTGAGTCCAGCTACAGCAAAGACGAGAATGACGGCCAGAGACCTGCCAAACGCAAACTCATTTCTGTGCCACTGCACCAG AGCACTCCTAAACTGCATTCAGATCCACGTGGCAACATCTTCCCTCTAACACTCCACTACCCTCAGTACCATCACCCCAGTCACCCAGCCCTGCCCGTGTACACCCCTATCTCCTCCTCCGCTCCGGTGATGACACAACTTAGCCCCCCTTCCCCCGAGCCCCCGTTCACTCTACATCCGTCTCGTCTCAACCCGACAGACAGGGTCAAGGAGCCGCTGGAGCACCTGCGCCACCTGGCAGAGCAGTACAAGAGCTCGTCTGGACTCATGGAACCCCTGAACCTCAGCATCAAAGCATCGAGCCATGAGACCATCACAAACCCCACCTCATCTTTCACCCCACCTTCATCGAGCAAGAGCCCgaagtttttaaataaaccatcTCCTCTGTACGCTCACCGTCACCCACCGGTGGTGAGAAATGAAGGCGGCGAAACACAAGACGCTGAGGCGGAAGTTGCACCACACTcagtgaaagagggaggagcaTATGTTGTCGACGACACAGCTGTAAAAGCCACGAGCAGCCCCATGCATGACTTTACTCCCACGCTGAGGGCAGATGGAGgcgccacagcagcagcagcagcagcagcagcacaaaatCCCAGCTCTCCACAAGGCAACTTTCCAAATCAGCCAAAGGAAGAGGCGAAGAGCAACCCGGAGGCAGCAGCGATGAATCTCAACTATATGGTGCCAAATGTCCCTCAAAACAATGGCGGTAAAATGGAAATTGAGATTCCACTGTCTATGCTTCACACCTGGCTCAGGCTGTGTGGGTCCTCAGCCATGGTGCATGCAGCGAAGCAGTTTCATGCTGGTCCACCTCCGGAAGAACAGCCCAGAGAAAGGGCTTGCTCGGAGGCAGACATCCAACCGACCAACCTGTCACTTCGCACGGCTCCCCAACACTGGCGCCCAGCTGCTGCTGATCTACGGATGAGGCAGAGGAATATGCAAAGCCCCACACCAACCCCACAGACAGTGCCAACTCATCCCAGTACAAACCTAAATCATTTCACCAGCTTCAAGTCTTTACCTTCAGCTGGCCTCCTAAAAAACCCAGCGGGCCGAGAAGTCTTTCCATTTGACCAGCGAGACATCGTCCAGTCCCACGGCTCCAAATCGTCAAATTCCTGGGATGCCTATGACAAGGAAACCCAAGTTGCCCACGTCAAAGTGAAAACTGACACCAGTCCCCGCAGAGTCCAGCAAGACTCTCCAGCCGCACGGTCCCACTATGAAGACGCACACAAGGCAGGGAGAGGCAGGTCAGAGGTCGCGCCTTCATCTGTGTTCATGATGAATCCCAGCTCTGCACTCTTTCATCTCACCACTGAAGAGGTCATGAAGCTGAAGAAGATCATCTCCAGCTCATCATGA